The following nucleotide sequence is from Williamwhitmania taraxaci.
TCCGGAAAGTTCTGAAATCATTTATGCCTCTAAAAATTAATCGATTAGTAGTACATAACGGCAAAATACAGTATATCGATTCCACATCGACACCTACCGTAAATATATGGTTGGACAAAGTCCACATCCTTGCTCAAAATCTTACCAGTGTTAAGGATACTGCATCACTTCCAGCCACCGTGGTAGCCAATGCGAATCTATATGGGGGCGATTTAACCTTTAAAATGAAGATGGATCCAATGGCCATTTACCCATCTTTTGATATGAACGCAGAATTGGCAAATACCAACCTTCCCGATTTGAATGATTTATTCCAAGCCTATGCATCCATTGATGTAAACAAGGGAACATTTGGTTTATATACCGAACTCGCGAGCAAAGACCAACGGTTTATTGGTTACGTAAAGCCCATAATCAAGGATCTTGATGTTGTTGGCCCTGAAGATAAGAACGACAGTTTCGGTAATAAAATATGGGAAGGGATTGTTGGCACAGCCGCAGTTATCCTAAAGAATCCAGAAGAGGGACAGATCGCTACAAAAATCCCTATGGAGGGAAACCTTGAGAAAACCACGGTGAATACTTGGTATGCAGCACTGGGGCTACTGCGCAACGCATTTATACAGGCAATTAAACCGGCAATTGATTATCAAATAAACTTATCCTCAGTTGATGCGCTCGAAAAATTCAACAAGAAGAATCTTGTTGAAAAAATCTTTACTAAGACCGACGATAAGCCCAAAAATATTGACAAGAAGTAGCTACAGCTGAACATTAATATTTATGAAATTGCGATTTAACAAGTTAGGCACAATACTTTTAACCACTGTAAAGAAATGGTATAACCGCGATCCTTTTCGTCAAGGAGCCATTATTGCTTACAACGCAATATTTGCCATTCCCGGATTATTAGTTGTGGTGCTTGCTCTTGCCGGTTATTTCTTTGGTGCCGATGCGGTTAGTGGTCACCTGCACGCACAAATTGCTGGAGCTATGGGCAGCGATGTGGCGGATCAAATCCAGTCCATGATAATGATGTCCGTTAAAAGTAAAAGTTCGGTATGGGCCACCATAATAGGACTAGCAACGATAATAATTGGAGCCACTGCCGTATTCGTTGAACTTCAAAAATCGATAAATATTATTTGGGAGGTAAAAGCATCAGCTTCCATATCTGGCATTTGGTCATTTCTTAAAACTAGGTTGTTTTCGTTCGGATTGATTTTGTCGGTTGCTTTTCTGTTGCTCATTTCGCTGGTAATGTCCTCGTTAATCGCCGCTCTTGGCTCATGGGTGCAGCAATACTGGTCCGATTCATCGTTGTTTCTGTTTAAGTTTCTCAACTTTTTCCTTTCTCTAACTATTATTACCGTACTGTTTGCATTGATGTTTAAGATACTGCCCGATGCTGAAGTCAAATGGCATTCCGTATGGATTGGGGCATTTTTCACATCGGTATTATTTGCGCTAGGCGAGTCGGCATTGGGGTTATACTTTGGCAAAGCAAGCCCTGGATTAGGATACGGTCCAGCAGGCTCCATTGTTCTTATTCTATTATGGACCTCGTATTCTGCAATGATTGTATTCTTTGGAGCCGAATTCACAAAAGTGTATTCCGATTATTACGATGGTTTAGTTCTTCCAACCGAAGCGGCTGTTATGAAATAAGATCCTGTGAAGCTTTCGGTAAAAAAGAAGGAGATTAAGAAGTAGAAATGGTTGCTGTTATTGCTCCATCTCTCCGTATTTTTCTTTGCAATTAATTACTTCTTCCTCATCTCCTCCAAATGTGGGAATGATGTAACTCTTTCGCATAATCATGTAACATTTAATAGGGGATATAAGCCAACTTTGTGTGTGTTCTTTACTCAGCAGTATTTGCTGCAAAATGAATAGAACCAACCTGAATAAATAAACACAATGGATTTACATATAGCCTTATAATCATGAAAAAGATACTGATAGCGTTGGATTTTGATCCGTCCGCTAAAAAAGTAGCCGAAAAGGGTTTCGCTTTAGCAAAAACTATGGATGCAGAAGTAATACTGGTTCACGTAATCGCCGATCAGACTTACTATTCGTCGCTGGAAGCGTCGCCAATAATGGGATTTAGTGAATTTAATTCTACCGATTTTCTCCAATTTATTAATGTCGATGGAGTGACAAAAGCATCTGAATACTTTTTAGATAAACTAAAACATCACCTCGGCGATAAAACCATTCAGACTGTGGTAGAAAGTGGTGATTTTGCCGAAAGCATTATAAAAACGGCCAAGCATTACCATGCCGATATTATTGTGATGGGCTCGCACAGCAAGCGGTGGTTGGAGCAAATACTGTTGGGAAGTGTAACGGCTGAGGTTTTAAAGCTAACTGCTATACCGCTATTTATAATTCCCATAAAGGAGCATAATTCATAGCAAAAACAGTGTATCGATATATTGTCATCAAAAACATCATTAATTAATCTTCACAAATACTTTATAATTATGAAAGAGTCAACAGGATTAGACGGAAATTGGAACGAGATTAAGGGTAAGTTGAAACAGAAATTTGCCATCCTTACCGACAATGATCTATTATTGGTCGAAGGCAAGAAGGACGAGTTGCTAGGCCGACTCCAAAAAAAACTTGGCAAAACAAAGGAAGAATTGCAGAAAATATTCTCGGAGTTATAAACTGCACGCAATAGGTTACTGATTAAAGCACCACATATTTTTGTGGTGCTTTTTTCGGTATGTCGGGCTGGGAAAATAGTTAATTTGACAGACTGAAACAGCTAAGCGTTGTGCTTGTTCTTTTAGTGCTTGTAATAGCCCGTTTATACCTCTATTGGACTACTACCAGTGTCTTTGGGTTTTCCACAACAGCATTAATGATTTATATTATTGCATTCCGAACATATTTTCTAGCACTTCCAATCATGTAATGGCTTATCCAAAACCGGTATACCAGCGGCGCAGCCCTCACGAATTCAAAAGGAGATAATATATGGATGAGTAAACCCATAC
It contains:
- a CDS encoding AsmA family protein encodes the protein MKLFGSKPTSKKKWIILAAVISFFIMIRIALPFVVLHYANKTLARMHGYWGHIDNIDISLLRGAYVLKDFHIDKVDTTSKDRTPFISSKAIDLSVEWTSLLQGQLVGEVDALNPVIRFTKDKVEPADIQKDTNDFRKVLKSFMPLKINRLVVHNGKIQYIDSTSTPTVNIWLDKVHILAQNLTSVKDTASLPATVVANANLYGGDLTFKMKMDPMAIYPSFDMNAELANTNLPDLNDLFQAYASIDVNKGTFGLYTELASKDQRFIGYVKPIIKDLDVVGPEDKNDSFGNKIWEGIVGTAAVILKNPEEGQIATKIPMEGNLEKTTVNTWYAALGLLRNAFIQAIKPAIDYQINLSSVDALEKFNKKNLVEKIFTKTDDKPKNIDKK
- a CDS encoding YihY/virulence factor BrkB family protein, with translation MKLRFNKLGTILLTTVKKWYNRDPFRQGAIIAYNAIFAIPGLLVVVLALAGYFFGADAVSGHLHAQIAGAMGSDVADQIQSMIMMSVKSKSSVWATIIGLATIIIGATAVFVELQKSINIIWEVKASASISGIWSFLKTRLFSFGLILSVAFLLLISLVMSSLIAALGSWVQQYWSDSSLFLFKFLNFFLSLTIITVLFALMFKILPDAEVKWHSVWIGAFFTSVLFALGESALGLYFGKASPGLGYGPAGSIVLILLWTSYSAMIVFFGAEFTKVYSDYYDGLVLPTEAAVMK
- a CDS encoding universal stress protein yields the protein MKKILIALDFDPSAKKVAEKGFALAKTMDAEVILVHVIADQTYYSSLEASPIMGFSEFNSTDFLQFINVDGVTKASEYFLDKLKHHLGDKTIQTVVESGDFAESIIKTAKHYHADIIVMGSHSKRWLEQILLGSVTAEVLKLTAIPLFIIPIKEHNS
- a CDS encoding CsbD family protein, whose amino-acid sequence is MKESTGLDGNWNEIKGKLKQKFAILTDNDLLLVEGKKDELLGRLQKKLGKTKEELQKIFSEL